A single genomic interval of Megalobrama amblycephala isolate DHTTF-2021 linkage group LG17, ASM1881202v1, whole genome shotgun sequence harbors:
- the ap1ar gene encoding AP-1 complex-associated regulatory protein isoform X1, whose amino-acid sequence MGNCWAQCFGLFRREANRIQRGGGSKYFRSTTAGEHYTIEFENLVESDEGESSQSCPRPISEEEISHLKEQRYAAITDQQALIDKKLNAELVAEEEKLRLEEEAVFAAQREAARLAKERKLKEGKQQPQRTKPRSEPESDDPRHKPKASDGEFEVYLQSVKAQSEAFRGNRLSSETNVVTPNTESSWDFTSKTDATSLDLEWEDEEGMNRMGPAWERSKTEEDILRAALRPGGKQLDSGPTSTSEDSNALEWENDFVSAHPEDSGDHGDEDFEGFVNPVLDTPTEEAEHKASSDQQER is encoded by the exons ATGGGGAACTGCTGGGCTCAGTGTTTTGGGCTCTTTAGAAGGGAAGCAAACAGGATACAAAGAGGAGGAGG GTCTAAGTACTTCAGAAGTACCACTGCTGGGGAACATTATACCATTGAG TTTGAGAACCTTGTGGAGAGCGACGAG GGTGAGAGCTCGCAAAGCTGCCCCAG ACCTATTAGCGAAGAGGAGATCAGCCACTTGAAAGAGCAACGCTATGCTGCCATCACAGACCAACAAGCCCTGATCGACAAAAAGCTGAATGCTGAG TTAGTGGCAGAAGAGGAGAAGTTAAGGCTAGAAGAGGAGGCTGTTTTTGCAGCCCAGCGCGAGGCAGCGCGGCTCGCTAAGGAACGAAAGCTAAAGGAG GGGAAGCAGCAGCCGCAGAGGACCAAACCCAGATCAGAACCAGAGAGCGATGACCCTCGGCACAAACC CAAAGCGTCGGATGGAGAGTTCGAGGTGTACCTGCAGAGTGTGAAGGCTCAATCTGAAGCATTTCGCGGAAACA GACTCAGCTCTGAGACGAATGTGGTGACCCCGAACACCGAGAGCAGCTGGGACTTCACCAGTAAGACTGACGCCACATCACTGGACCTGGAGTGGGAGGATGAGGAGG GAATGAACCGAATGGGTCCTGCGTGGGAACGTTCCAAAACGGAGGAGGACATTTTACGAGCGGCGCTCCGTCCTGGCGGGAAACAGCTGGACAGCGGCCCCACCTCCACCTCTGAGGACTCCAACGCTCTGGAGTGGGAGAACGACTTTGTCAGCGCACATCCTGAGGACAGTGGTGACCATGGCGACGAGGACTTTGAGGGATTTGTTAATCCAGTACTGGACACGCCCACTGAGGAGGCGGAGCATAAGGCCAGCTCTGACCAGCAAGAGAGATAG
- the ap1ar gene encoding AP-1 complex-associated regulatory protein isoform X2, with amino-acid sequence MGNCWAQCFGLFRREANRIQRGGGSKYFRSTTAGEHYTIEFENLVESDEGESSQSCPRPISEEEISHLKEQRYAAITDQQALIDKKLNAEGKQQPQRTKPRSEPESDDPRHKPKASDGEFEVYLQSVKAQSEAFRGNRLSSETNVVTPNTESSWDFTSKTDATSLDLEWEDEEGMNRMGPAWERSKTEEDILRAALRPGGKQLDSGPTSTSEDSNALEWENDFVSAHPEDSGDHGDEDFEGFVNPVLDTPTEEAEHKASSDQQER; translated from the exons ATGGGGAACTGCTGGGCTCAGTGTTTTGGGCTCTTTAGAAGGGAAGCAAACAGGATACAAAGAGGAGGAGG GTCTAAGTACTTCAGAAGTACCACTGCTGGGGAACATTATACCATTGAG TTTGAGAACCTTGTGGAGAGCGACGAG GGTGAGAGCTCGCAAAGCTGCCCCAG ACCTATTAGCGAAGAGGAGATCAGCCACTTGAAAGAGCAACGCTATGCTGCCATCACAGACCAACAAGCCCTGATCGACAAAAAGCTGAATGCTGAG GGGAAGCAGCAGCCGCAGAGGACCAAACCCAGATCAGAACCAGAGAGCGATGACCCTCGGCACAAACC CAAAGCGTCGGATGGAGAGTTCGAGGTGTACCTGCAGAGTGTGAAGGCTCAATCTGAAGCATTTCGCGGAAACA GACTCAGCTCTGAGACGAATGTGGTGACCCCGAACACCGAGAGCAGCTGGGACTTCACCAGTAAGACTGACGCCACATCACTGGACCTGGAGTGGGAGGATGAGGAGG GAATGAACCGAATGGGTCCTGCGTGGGAACGTTCCAAAACGGAGGAGGACATTTTACGAGCGGCGCTCCGTCCTGGCGGGAAACAGCTGGACAGCGGCCCCACCTCCACCTCTGAGGACTCCAACGCTCTGGAGTGGGAGAACGACTTTGTCAGCGCACATCCTGAGGACAGTGGTGACCATGGCGACGAGGACTTTGAGGGATTTGTTAATCCAGTACTGGACACGCCCACTGAGGAGGCGGAGCATAAGGCCAGCTCTGACCAGCAAGAGAGATAG